In the genome of Paenibacillus pabuli, one region contains:
- a CDS encoding extracellular solute-binding protein, giving the protein MFKMNKAAGKKGVKLCAALLTAVIMITGCSSGSGGASDGNWVSIEDRYTVDPEKPAWQLDKKEEVTDLTWYVNADWWNTDFGKDIVTKKIKEDLNINIKFITGDDTKLNTFFAGGDMPDLLTVFDSNSPVVQKAATWAMPLNDLAEKYDPYFNKVAAADTLNWFQLADGKTYGYPNYSNTQADYDSGNIPAKTAFIIRKDVYEALGSPVIGTPEEFENVMKQIKEKFPTLIPFGFNSIGEGTGSLGDTLQDFIGVPLETENGEFYDRNQDEDYLTWLKTLNKVYRDGNISDDSFADDGTAFEEKVKSGKYATMLLDGTPQQGGNLQIYLSANEGKEYVAIDGPQSTKGNAPTLNQSGITGWMINFISKDAKDPAKAMQIFTYLLSEEGQLLMNYGIEGETYKKNADGTVELLPAVKDLQLHNADKFKKEYRMGEFMFFGHDRHKALSADAFPEAIKQMQEWGKGKLKPHFILENISPNQGTPEARALSAINAKWNSTLVSMVRAKDDASFDNALAAYKSFLGENRWDDIVKIRSEKMKQNKEKLGIQ; this is encoded by the coding sequence ATGTTCAAGATGAATAAGGCAGCAGGCAAAAAAGGAGTTAAACTGTGCGCAGCATTACTGACAGCGGTGATCATGATTACAGGCTGCAGCAGCGGTTCAGGGGGGGCGAGCGATGGAAACTGGGTTTCCATCGAAGATCGCTATACCGTCGACCCGGAAAAACCAGCCTGGCAGCTCGATAAAAAGGAAGAAGTTACAGACCTTACCTGGTACGTTAATGCAGACTGGTGGAACACGGATTTTGGCAAAGATATTGTGACCAAGAAGATCAAGGAAGATCTGAACATTAATATCAAATTCATTACAGGGGATGACACAAAATTAAATACGTTCTTTGCCGGTGGTGACATGCCTGACCTGCTGACGGTATTTGACTCTAACTCTCCTGTGGTGCAAAAAGCCGCAACCTGGGCTATGCCGCTGAACGATCTTGCGGAGAAATATGATCCATACTTCAATAAAGTCGCGGCTGCCGATACCCTGAACTGGTTCCAGCTGGCTGATGGCAAGACGTACGGTTATCCAAACTATTCCAATACGCAAGCCGATTATGATAGCGGCAACATCCCGGCCAAAACGGCATTCATCATTCGTAAAGATGTGTACGAGGCATTGGGCAGTCCTGTCATAGGAACGCCAGAGGAATTCGAAAATGTGATGAAACAGATCAAGGAAAAGTTCCCAACGCTGATACCATTTGGTTTTAACTCTATTGGTGAAGGAACAGGTTCACTTGGAGATACGCTGCAAGACTTCATCGGTGTTCCGCTTGAAACGGAAAATGGAGAATTCTATGATCGCAATCAGGATGAAGATTATCTTACATGGCTGAAGACTTTAAATAAGGTATACAGAGACGGAAATATCAGTGATGATAGCTTTGCTGATGATGGTACGGCCTTTGAGGAAAAAGTGAAATCCGGAAAATATGCAACGATGCTGCTGGATGGCACACCTCAACAAGGAGGAAATCTGCAAATTTATCTGAGTGCCAATGAAGGCAAAGAGTATGTTGCCATTGATGGACCACAAAGCACCAAAGGGAATGCACCGACTCTTAATCAATCTGGTATTACGGGCTGGATGATTAACTTCATCTCCAAGGATGCCAAAGATCCAGCCAAAGCGATGCAAATCTTTACGTATCTGCTGAGTGAAGAAGGTCAGCTTCTGATGAACTATGGTATTGAAGGCGAGACGTATAAAAAGAATGCAGATGGTACGGTTGAGCTGCTGCCAGCTGTGAAGGACCTGCAGCTGCATAATGCGGACAAATTCAAAAAGGAATACCGGATGGGTGAATTCATGTTCTTTGGCCATGACCGTCACAAAGCATTGAGTGCGGATGCTTTCCCGGAAGCCATTAAACAAATGCAAGAGTGGGGCAAAGGAAAACTGAAACCACACTTCATTCTGGAAAATATTAGTCCGAATCAAGGAACACCTGAGGCCCGTGCGTTGTCGGCGATCAACGCCAAGTGGAACTCAACACTGGTAAGCATGGTACGTGCCAAAGATGATGCCTCGTTTGACAATGCGCTCGCTGCTTACAAGTCATTTTTAGGTGAAAATCGTTGGGATGACATCGTGAAGATCCGCAGTGAGAAAATGAAGCAGAATAAAGAGAAATTGGGTATCCAATAA
- a CDS encoding glycoside hydrolase family 30 protein, with amino-acid sequence MTKFKMYKSTGEDTLFVSVSLDQLKPQDSSTETMTVLLDDQQTYQEMDGFGASFTDSSAYLINQILSEEQRAEVMTRLFHPEEGIGLSVIRNPMGASDYARTVYSYNDLPENQTDPECSGFSIAHDEADVIPLTQKALELNPELKLFASPWSAPGWMKTSGSMITGQLKDEWYPAYANYFVKYIQAYASHGLPIHAVTPQNEALYEPGHYPGMLMPAEAQADFIKNHLKPAFVSNDIQSKILCYDHNWDRPDYPLTVLDEAAEEVDGVAWHWYGGEASAQTKVYEAFDGKEVHFTEGSGGEWIPPFEQAFSNVIRTGIEILRNYSKSFVLWNMALDENNGPTVPGFGKSTCRGIVKVNQQTKELTYTLDYYALAHFSALIRPKAVRIDSSSNEASIRSVAFKNTDGSIAVVLFNDGEETGNVQVQLREEELLSFQLEAKSALSILINQE; translated from the coding sequence ATGACGAAATTCAAAATGTACAAATCTACGGGAGAAGATACATTGTTTGTATCGGTATCCCTTGATCAATTAAAACCACAGGACTCTTCTACAGAGACAATGACAGTCCTTTTGGACGATCAGCAAACGTATCAGGAGATGGATGGTTTTGGGGCTTCTTTTACCGATTCATCTGCCTATCTGATCAATCAGATCTTAAGCGAAGAGCAGAGAGCTGAAGTTATGACCCGGTTGTTTCATCCCGAAGAGGGTATCGGATTGTCGGTCATCCGTAATCCGATGGGAGCTTCAGATTATGCGAGAACGGTATATAGCTATAATGATCTGCCAGAAAATCAAACGGACCCGGAATGTTCCGGGTTCAGCATTGCACACGATGAAGCGGATGTTATTCCTTTGACCCAGAAGGCTCTGGAGCTGAATCCTGAGCTGAAGCTGTTCGCTTCACCCTGGAGCGCCCCGGGCTGGATGAAAACAAGCGGTTCCATGATTACAGGTCAATTAAAAGATGAGTGGTATCCGGCATATGCGAATTATTTTGTGAAATATATCCAAGCCTATGCATCTCATGGATTGCCTATCCATGCAGTAACTCCACAGAATGAGGCGCTTTATGAACCGGGTCATTATCCTGGTATGTTGATGCCAGCCGAAGCACAAGCCGACTTTATCAAAAATCATCTCAAACCGGCTTTTGTCAGCAATGACATTCAGTCCAAAATCCTCTGTTATGATCACAACTGGGATCGTCCGGATTATCCGCTGACCGTGCTTGATGAGGCGGCAGAAGAGGTGGACGGAGTCGCTTGGCACTGGTATGGGGGCGAAGCTTCAGCTCAAACTAAAGTGTATGAAGCCTTTGACGGGAAAGAAGTACATTTCACCGAAGGATCAGGAGGCGAATGGATTCCACCATTCGAACAAGCCTTCTCCAATGTAATCAGAACAGGGATTGAGATCCTTCGCAATTACAGCAAATCTTTTGTGCTCTGGAATATGGCGCTTGATGAGAACAACGGGCCTACTGTTCCTGGCTTCGGGAAGAGTACGTGTCGCGGCATTGTGAAAGTCAATCAGCAAACGAAGGAGCTTACCTATACACTGGACTACTATGCCCTGGCTCATTTCAGTGCATTGATTCGTCCCAAAGCGGTACGCATTGACTCTTCCTCCAATGAGGCATCCATTCGTTCCGTAGCCTTCAAAAATACGGACGGATCGATTGCCGTTGTGTTATTCAATGATGGTGAAGAGACAGGGAATGTACAGGTTCAGCTAAGAGAAGAAGAACTGTTAAGTTTCCAACTCGAAGCCAAAAGTGCTTTGTCCATTTTGATTAACCAAGAGTAA
- a CDS encoding glycosyltransferase — translation MPAKSRKSQHSVQRSNQVYLRKMNATLNRKLKSIRHHLVVQQSDLKQHLMKMIQDGNEQSMVNEDEDRGKVVSNSPRVQYKQLKVLLITPTIERKGSANSILVEQSLRHLVQHVNEIKTIQSLADHTVGQDLDLILVLDGGDALSNQNLEALRTSSAKKAIWLSDQSDVKHMESIIPFFDYVFTQHSTQIPFDQDMVNVSCHAVPFPPNPTVFCPQVVGREYESDVYIIGDAHPGSCLFALATHAWLWDKRVRVEGQGWERFGTFVPVQPHEIREKLYNGTKLVVQDNSSVRRIMEVAACGTFQLISASSSGPLNTEDFQRYATFEELVQKLGHYWDHVDQRRLAASRTLSYMKYNQSYLHKSLQLMDIIFQ, via the coding sequence ATGCCAGCCAAGTCCCGAAAGAGTCAGCACTCTGTCCAGCGTTCCAATCAGGTATATCTTAGAAAAATGAACGCAACCTTGAATCGAAAACTAAAATCAATCCGACATCATCTGGTAGTACAGCAATCGGATCTGAAGCAGCATCTTATGAAAATGATTCAGGATGGCAATGAACAGAGTATGGTTAATGAAGACGAAGACCGTGGGAAAGTAGTTTCAAATTCTCCCCGTGTTCAGTATAAACAGCTGAAGGTCCTCCTGATTACGCCTACAATAGAACGAAAAGGCTCTGCGAACTCTATTCTGGTTGAACAGAGCTTGAGGCATTTGGTTCAACATGTTAATGAAATCAAAACGATTCAGTCGTTGGCAGATCATACGGTAGGGCAGGATTTGGATTTGATTCTGGTACTGGATGGAGGAGATGCTCTGTCCAATCAGAATTTGGAAGCGTTGAGGACATCCTCTGCCAAAAAGGCGATTTGGTTGTCGGACCAGTCGGATGTAAAACATATGGAATCAATCATCCCTTTTTTTGATTATGTGTTTACACAGCATTCGACCCAGATTCCCTTCGATCAGGATATGGTGAATGTCTCATGTCATGCAGTACCTTTTCCACCGAATCCCACAGTGTTCTGTCCACAGGTGGTGGGAAGAGAATATGAATCCGATGTTTATATCATTGGGGATGCACACCCAGGCAGCTGCCTGTTTGCTCTTGCAACTCATGCGTGGTTATGGGATAAAAGAGTGCGAGTTGAAGGACAGGGGTGGGAGAGATTCGGTACATTTGTGCCCGTGCAACCTCATGAGATTCGGGAAAAGTTATACAACGGCACCAAACTTGTTGTTCAGGACAACTCTTCCGTTAGACGTATCATGGAAGTAGCTGCGTGCGGCACATTTCAACTTATTTCGGCTTCTTCAAGCGGGCCCTTGAACACGGAAGATTTCCAACGGTATGCAACATTTGAAGAACTCGTACAGAAGCTTGGACATTATTGGGACCATGTGGATCAACGAAGATTGGCTGCCTCCCGGACACTTTCATATATGAAGTACAATCAATCCTATCTTCATAAAAGTTTGCAGCTTATGGATATTATTTTCCAATGA
- a CDS encoding glycosyltransferase WbsX family protein has translation MKLIALHLPQFHRIAENDKWWGDGFTEWTNVRKTIPLYPGHLQPKKPLHQNYYDLMDPKVRKWQAETAKNYGIYGFCYYHYWFKGKRLLEKPFDEILDSGEPDFPFCLSWANETWTRKWDGRESDILISQDYGEESDWKQHFDYLIRAFKDKRYIRVEGKPLFLIYRPASIPRCQEMIQYWRRLAIEHGLEGIHFVQTIGGFPTFNRPAFDASMEFEPHYTFAHGHMNGIWIELDIKGQKHVVVDYDKVWSSILERTPHRNGEVVYPGAFVNWDNTPRRSVEGQSTVGATPEKFGLYLSRQMERAQELNGSGLLFVNAWNEWAEGAYLEPDDDYGYAYLREVKRVVEQGVENRSKL, from the coding sequence TTGAAGCTTATTGCATTACACTTACCTCAATTTCATCGTATTGCGGAGAATGACAAGTGGTGGGGAGACGGATTTACAGAATGGACGAATGTCAGAAAAACAATCCCTCTTTATCCAGGCCATCTGCAACCCAAAAAGCCACTGCATCAGAACTACTATGATTTAATGGACCCCAAGGTACGCAAATGGCAGGCCGAAACGGCGAAAAATTACGGCATATACGGATTCTGTTATTATCACTACTGGTTTAAAGGCAAACGATTGCTTGAAAAGCCGTTTGATGAAATTTTGGATAGTGGGGAACCGGATTTCCCTTTTTGTTTATCATGGGCCAATGAAACCTGGACACGCAAATGGGATGGACGCGAATCGGATATTCTTATTTCGCAGGACTACGGGGAAGAGAGTGACTGGAAACAACATTTCGATTATCTGATCAGAGCGTTTAAGGACAAACGATACATTCGTGTAGAGGGAAAACCGCTATTTCTGATTTATCGTCCTGCAAGCATACCTCGATGTCAGGAAATGATTCAATATTGGCGTAGGCTTGCGATAGAACACGGGCTGGAGGGTATTCATTTTGTGCAGACGATCGGTGGATTTCCTACCTTTAATCGACCTGCCTTTGACGCTAGTATGGAATTTGAGCCCCACTATACGTTTGCACATGGTCATATGAATGGAATCTGGATTGAACTGGACATTAAGGGGCAGAAGCACGTTGTGGTGGACTACGATAAAGTATGGTCATCCATTCTCGAAAGAACACCTCACCGAAACGGGGAAGTTGTATATCCTGGTGCATTTGTGAATTGGGACAATACACCGCGCCGGTCGGTTGAAGGACAGAGTACTGTAGGCGCAACACCTGAAAAATTCGGCTTGTATCTATCCCGACAGATGGAGAGAGCTCAGGAATTGAACGGCAGTGGTCTCCTGTTTGTTAACGCATGGAATGAGTGGGCGGAAGGAGCGTACCTTGAACCGGATGACGATTATGGGTACGCCTATTTGAGAGAGGTCAAACGAGTGGTTGAGCAAGGAGTGGAAAACCGCAGCAAGCTATGA
- a CDS encoding AraC family transcriptional regulator — MNQKTLLTNHLSNLQVDLFMVNFNRCDTDWQDLDYTPDYSKFYLICEGEGWLKIGDQEYYPAPGQLFLMPEGVTQSYSAISDRPFLKYWCHFSAKVGGINLFQILNFPHFCSSDRPDLIQEIFNSILNYTRSGEVYAHMMAKSKLIELFSHYIMHLDQEQISYINVPVMEKISAILAYIDSNIEENISVRDLAQIAYMHPNYFIRFFKQHIGVPPMHYMASKKMDKAKELLTCTPKTVTAIAEHLGFSDLYYFSRQFKKHTGLNPTEYRKQIMV; from the coding sequence ATGAATCAGAAGACGTTGCTCACGAACCACTTATCCAATCTGCAGGTTGATTTGTTCATGGTCAACTTCAATCGCTGCGATACGGATTGGCAGGACCTTGATTACACACCCGATTACAGCAAATTTTATTTGATCTGTGAAGGCGAGGGCTGGCTCAAGATAGGCGATCAGGAGTATTATCCTGCACCTGGACAGCTTTTTTTGATGCCGGAGGGGGTCACGCAGTCTTACTCTGCCATCAGTGATCGTCCTTTTCTCAAATACTGGTGTCATTTCAGTGCTAAGGTTGGAGGCATCAACCTATTTCAAATTTTGAATTTCCCCCACTTCTGTTCATCGGATCGGCCCGACCTGATACAGGAAATATTCAACAGCATTCTTAACTACACCCGATCCGGTGAAGTCTATGCGCATATGATGGCAAAAAGCAAATTAATAGAGTTGTTTTCCCACTACATTATGCATCTGGATCAGGAGCAGATTAGTTATATCAATGTGCCTGTTATGGAGAAAATATCTGCAATACTGGCCTATATCGATTCCAATATTGAAGAAAATATTTCTGTCCGGGATCTGGCTCAGATTGCCTACATGCATCCCAATTATTTCATTCGTTTCTTCAAACAGCACATCGGCGTTCCACCCATGCACTACATGGCCAGCAAAAAAATGGACAAGGCAAAAGAACTTCTGACCTGTACGCCAAAAACAGTCACTGCCATTGCCGAGCATCTTGGTTTTAGCGACTTATATTATTTCTCAAGGCAATTTAAAAAGCATACAGGTCTTAATCCAACGGAGTACCGCAAACAAATTATGGTATGA
- a CDS encoding alpha-L-fucosidase — translation MRTILDKNEYLQQIDKTIAEGKYKDSWSSLSAFEVPEWYKNAKFGIFIHWGLYSIPAYDSEWYSRNMYIEGSKAYEHHLAVYGHPKDFGYKDFIPMFLAEKFDADEWAVLFKKAGARYVMPVAEHHDGFQMYKSSISHYNTVEMGPKRDLLGEMKVAYEKQGLTLCVSSHRAEHWFFMSHGKNFDSDVKEPLQRGDFYWPAMPEPDHQDLYGSPPTDEYLEDWLIRCCELVDQYQPSVFYFDWWIQTAAFKPYLKKFSAYYYNKGEEWGIPVAINYKHDAFMLGCAVPDVERGQFADLKPYFWQTDTAVAKNSWCYTENNNYKTADEIIRDLVDIVSKNGSLLLNVGPKADGSIPNEDRDILLAIGQWLEVNGEAIYDTTFWRTYGEGPTEVKEGQFTDGETKIFTSEDIRFTVKESCLYATVMAYPENGIVHIRSLKENSHHFHGLIRDIQVLGFDEQPEWSRTEESLTITTRNVQSSSPVVFKIELD, via the coding sequence ATGAGAACAATACTGGACAAAAACGAATATTTGCAACAGATCGACAAAACGATTGCCGAAGGAAAGTATAAGGACAGCTGGAGTTCACTTAGCGCATTCGAGGTTCCTGAGTGGTACAAAAACGCCAAGTTTGGTATTTTCATTCATTGGGGTCTTTACTCGATCCCTGCGTATGACAGTGAATGGTATTCACGAAATATGTATATCGAAGGCTCCAAAGCGTATGAACATCACCTTGCTGTCTATGGTCATCCGAAGGATTTTGGCTATAAAGATTTTATTCCGATGTTCCTTGCAGAGAAATTCGACGCAGATGAGTGGGCTGTGCTTTTTAAAAAGGCGGGAGCCCGTTATGTGATGCCTGTAGCCGAGCATCATGATGGCTTTCAAATGTACAAAAGCTCCATCTCTCACTATAACACAGTTGAAATGGGACCCAAACGGGATTTGCTGGGTGAGATGAAGGTCGCGTATGAGAAGCAGGGTCTTACCTTGTGTGTCTCGTCACACCGTGCTGAGCACTGGTTTTTCATGTCCCATGGAAAAAACTTCGATTCAGATGTTAAGGAGCCGCTCCAACGCGGTGATTTCTACTGGCCTGCCATGCCAGAACCGGATCATCAGGACTTATACGGCTCACCTCCAACGGATGAATATCTGGAAGATTGGCTGATTCGTTGCTGTGAACTGGTGGATCAATACCAGCCGAGCGTTTTCTATTTTGACTGGTGGATTCAGACGGCAGCGTTCAAACCATACTTGAAAAAGTTCAGCGCCTACTACTATAACAAAGGTGAAGAGTGGGGCATTCCGGTAGCGATTAACTATAAACATGATGCCTTTATGCTCGGTTGTGCCGTTCCCGATGTGGAGCGTGGACAATTCGCCGATCTGAAACCGTATTTCTGGCAAACAGATACGGCTGTCGCCAAAAATTCCTGGTGTTATACAGAAAACAATAACTATAAAACAGCGGATGAGATCATCAGGGACCTTGTCGATATTGTGAGCAAAAATGGCAGTCTGCTGCTGAATGTTGGACCAAAGGCAGATGGAAGTATCCCGAATGAAGACAGAGATATTTTGCTTGCCATAGGTCAATGGCTGGAAGTGAATGGCGAAGCGATTTATGACACGACGTTCTGGCGGACGTATGGGGAAGGGCCGACCGAGGTGAAGGAAGGGCAATTTACAGATGGCGAGACCAAGATCTTTACAAGTGAGGACATTCGTTTCACTGTAAAAGAAAGCTGCCTTTATGCCACGGTTATGGCCTACCCGGAGAACGGGATTGTTCATATCCGTTCGCTGAAGGAAAACTCTCATCATTTCCATGGACTGATTAGGGACATTCAGGTATTGGGCTTCGACGAACAACCGGAATGGAGCAGAACGGAAGAGTCCTTGACGATAACGACAAGAAACGTGCAGAGCAGCTCACCCGTCGTATTTAAAATAGAGCTCGATTAA
- a CDS encoding carbohydrate deacetylase, with protein sequence MSKQVIINADDFGLSPGVNQGIIQAYQAGGITSTSMMVNMPGFDHALSLAKSLPDLGIGLHFNLTYGRPVSDPAFVPSLVKPDGSFHQGQCGFIRDFADIAKELDAQWNVLVQASLSPTHLDSHQLLHQNDPIIFQIMAEKAVRENIPLRRSQVRHASPDIPPPRMTDTILLDTYGDHEGLQRLLQHLSTLPDGITEIVCHPGYVDDALREISNWLDIREHELAVFVNQDVPRTLQALGIVPINYRAVVDTTHKSCGLPPIQMTSPLKPVEKKRPRHVRQRLLKQQRLAKIHRLSKKRRTLRRPSSTRKRV encoded by the coding sequence ATGAGCAAGCAAGTGATCATTAATGCGGATGATTTCGGGCTGTCGCCCGGTGTTAATCAGGGAATTATTCAAGCGTATCAGGCTGGTGGAATTACGAGCACTTCGATGATGGTGAATATGCCGGGCTTTGATCATGCACTGAGTTTAGCCAAATCACTGCCAGACCTCGGAATCGGTTTGCATTTTAATCTGACTTACGGGAGACCCGTGTCCGATCCGGCCTTTGTGCCTTCTTTGGTGAAGCCTGACGGTTCTTTTCATCAAGGCCAATGTGGTTTCATACGAGACTTCGCTGATATTGCCAAAGAACTCGATGCTCAATGGAATGTTTTGGTTCAAGCGTCGCTTTCTCCTACACATCTGGATTCCCATCAGCTGCTGCATCAAAACGATCCCATCATATTTCAAATCATGGCGGAGAAAGCTGTCCGGGAAAACATCCCGCTTCGCAGATCACAGGTTCGGCATGCAAGCCCTGATATTCCACCTCCTCGGATGACGGATACGATTCTGTTGGATACTTATGGAGATCATGAGGGTTTGCAGCGATTGCTTCAACATTTATCTACGCTCCCAGATGGCATTACCGAGATTGTTTGTCATCCGGGATATGTCGATGATGCTCTGCGTGAAATTTCCAACTGGCTGGACATCCGCGAACATGAGCTTGCCGTATTTGTCAATCAGGATGTTCCCCGAACGTTACAGGCGCTGGGCATTGTACCAATAAACTACAGAGCCGTAGTGGATACCACGCATAAATCATGCGGACTTCCACCAATACAAATGACTTCACCTCTCAAACCAGTAGAAAAAAAACGGCCTCGTCATGTGCGACAGCGCTTATTGAAGCAGCAGCGTTTGGCGAAGATACATCGCTTGTCCAAAAAACGGAGAACACTCCGTCGACCTTCTTCAACCCGAAAGCGAGTGTAA
- a CDS encoding RICIN domain-containing protein codes for MGRERLLKKRKIVSTLVLFSFLIALLPGTTTNAATNWNLVWSDEFNGSSLNTSNWSAEIGTGSGGWGNNELQYYTNRTENLQVTGGNLVITARKENYNGSSYTSARIKTQGLKSFTYGKVEARIKLPSGQGLWPAFWMLGSNINSVGWPKSGEIDIMERVNNNAFVNGTVHWDANGHADYGKISENLDFSQFHVYSIEWDSKYIRWFVDGKQFNEFYIENGTGNTEEFQRPFFLLLNMAVGGNWPGSPNNATPFPSQMLVDYVRVYQAASTPNIVSGGLYTIGSKASGKVLDIVDVSTASGAKVQQWTNYSASNQTFRVDSTGDGFYKLTAVHSGKVLDVPNSTASPGVQLQQWDDNGSNAQRWSIQDAGNGYYKIISKVNGLAVDVSSSSTADGAAIQQWNDNGTDAQRWSFNKLN; via the coding sequence ATGGGGAGGGAAAGATTGTTGAAAAAAAGAAAAATCGTAAGTACGCTGGTGCTGTTCAGTTTCCTAATTGCTTTGCTGCCTGGCACGACGACAAACGCAGCGACCAATTGGAATCTGGTATGGAGTGACGAATTCAATGGAAGTTCTCTGAATACGTCAAATTGGTCTGCAGAGATCGGTACCGGCAGCGGTGGATGGGGAAATAATGAATTGCAGTATTATACGAATCGCACCGAGAACCTGCAAGTGACGGGTGGAAATCTGGTCATTACCGCGCGTAAGGAAAATTATAATGGCAGCAGTTATACCTCGGCACGAATTAAAACCCAAGGTTTGAAATCGTTTACTTACGGGAAGGTTGAGGCACGCATTAAGCTGCCATCCGGTCAGGGACTGTGGCCTGCTTTTTGGATGCTGGGAAGCAACATTAATTCTGTAGGCTGGCCCAAGAGTGGGGAAATTGACATTATGGAGCGGGTCAACAACAATGCTTTTGTGAACGGTACCGTGCATTGGGATGCTAACGGGCATGCCGATTATGGCAAGATATCGGAGAATCTTGATTTTTCCCAATTTCATGTATATAGCATTGAATGGGATTCCAAATATATAAGATGGTTTGTGGATGGCAAACAATTCAATGAGTTTTACATCGAAAATGGAACAGGCAACACTGAGGAGTTTCAGCGTCCATTTTTCCTCCTGCTCAATATGGCTGTAGGTGGGAACTGGCCTGGCAGCCCAAATAATGCTACACCATTCCCATCTCAAATGCTGGTGGATTATGTACGGGTATATCAAGCAGCGAGTACACCGAACATTGTCAGCGGCGGCCTCTATACGATCGGTTCCAAAGCAAGCGGTAAAGTGTTGGATATCGTGGATGTATCTACGGCAAGCGGAGCCAAAGTACAACAATGGACCAACTACAGTGCGAGCAACCAAACGTTCAGAGTCGACAGCACTGGAGATGGTTTCTATAAACTCACGGCTGTTCACAGCGGAAAAGTTCTGGATGTGCCTAATTCAACAGCATCACCTGGCGTACAGCTCCAGCAATGGGATGATAACGGCTCTAACGCCCAAAGGTGGAGCATCCAGGATGCGGGTAACGGTTACTACAAAATTATTTCCAAGGTGAATGGATTGGCAGTAGATGTGTCGAGCTCTTCAACGGCGGATGGGGCTGCAATTCAGCAATGGAATGATAATGGTACAGATGCACAACGATGGTCGTTTAACAAATTGAATTAA
- a CDS encoding AraC family transcriptional regulator yields MRTLQHHELIFITDGKAEITIDSKRHTIKEGALIYLQPDVPHLIEIDLNNPISFFSVHFSYVRIEQNDNTWTVNEDVEMFPLPAVQQLQDYYQLEEIFKHMVDIWHTKLPGYEFSTKSLLQQLIITIAQNIKKRHRNYATSLKVEKIINYMNQHLHRKVTLTELSELVQLSAPYLSRAFKEITGYSIIEFFNKLKMEKAKEIILEGNNKVKEVAQLLGYTDEFYFSRLFKQLEGMSPSEFYSKNVHGV; encoded by the coding sequence GTGCGGACGCTTCAGCATCACGAACTCATTTTTATTACAGACGGCAAAGCGGAGATTACCATTGATAGTAAAAGACATACCATTAAGGAAGGCGCCCTGATCTACCTTCAACCGGATGTTCCTCACTTGATAGAGATTGACCTTAATAATCCGATAAGTTTTTTTTCGGTTCACTTCAGTTATGTCCGAATCGAGCAGAATGACAATACATGGACTGTAAACGAGGACGTAGAGATGTTTCCCCTGCCAGCTGTCCAGCAATTACAGGATTATTATCAATTGGAAGAAATATTTAAACATATGGTAGACATCTGGCATACGAAACTACCGGGTTATGAGTTTAGCACCAAGTCCTTACTGCAGCAATTGATTATCACGATCGCCCAAAATATAAAAAAGCGTCATCGTAATTACGCTACATCCTTGAAAGTGGAAAAGATCATCAACTATATGAATCAACATCTGCATCGTAAAGTCACCTTGACCGAACTATCTGAGCTGGTGCAGTTATCCGCTCCTTATCTATCAAGAGCTTTCAAAGAGATTACAGGCTACTCGATTATAGAATTTTTCAACAAACTGAAGATGGAGAAAGCAAAAGAGATCATTTTGGAAGGAAACAACAAAGTTAAAGAGGTGGCGCAGTTACTCGGTTACACGGATGAGTTCTATTTCAGTAGGCTTTTTAAACAATTGGAAGGAATGAGTCCATCGGAATTTTACAGCAAAAATGTCCATGGAGTTTAA